AGGATCCGTCCTGGGGGGGCGAAGATCTGATCATTGAGATGTTTCTCAACTATTTGTCAAAAGAGAGGTCACTGTAAAATATCCCAGGTCTCCGGCACTAGGTTTGGTATTTGAAGAGGGTTCCAAGATGTGTCAATCAGAAGTGTTTTGTGCCATTTTGTCTTCATCAGAGTTATTTCCTCTTTCTTAAAAGGAACAttaacataaattaaaacacaattatcAACACTTTGACAgtgttaacaaaaacaaaaaatgtccaCGCTTTGTAAAAGCTGATAGGGAtcaatttttaaaataaataataggagttaaaagatgttgaaaaaaaaactaagtaaaGACAAAGTACTGTCATGTGCAATGTTTAGGCAGCATACTTTAATTGAGGGAAATgtatattttactttactttaatctaCCTGACGGGTTCAAATTTACTTCCACAATAAAATGATTGAAAGTCTACATACAGAATCATTATTGTATTTCTTAATGTTACACATTTATCTACTCAGCAGAACTTGAAGACAGTAAATCCCAGCTACAACAAGAATTGCTCAATGGTGATACATCAATAGTAATAACCCAGCTTGTTTTTAGGGTACATTTTTATTGGTAATACTAAAGTTACTTTTAACAATGTTGAATGCAAGTCTTTGTATTTTCATACCATAAATGTTATTTCTACCCACTTACACATTTGCTTGCTTAGAGGATCTGCACTTGAACACTGCCACTTGCACAGAATGAAATCACACTCTTGATATTTAATATCATATTTGGACTGTACCATTGTGGACTTCAAACATTACTTGTATCACTAAGTTATCCTGAGCAGTAGATTAGTTTTTCATCCAGATAAACTGAGGGGAAAATTACAACAATTGCCTAAATATACACAATACCTTCTATCTCTTGTAGTGAATTTATTCAACTGTAAATCACCATATGCTTTCCTGGCACACTTCGTGACAACCCCTTCAGAGTTTAAAATACCATCATATTTTCTAGACATCTTATTTTATAACATCTTAAACTTTTACACAATTacaataaaaccctttttttcctccatgcTGAAAGTAAAGCAACTGCATTCTCACCTTCCTCTGCTTGATCTTGTGTTTCACAGCCAGCATCCAGCGTCCACATCCACAATAAGAAGACAGCCACAGGCCACATTCCACAGTTACACGCAgtcatgtttaaatgttgtattgTAATCCACTGCTGCCTGTTCACACCCGACCTGTCGTTCAGTGTCGTCTCTGTTTACATCTACTCATGACACAAATGTCGGAATCGAGCCTCCCTCCCCTAAGACAGCTGAGTTCCTGTGCCGCTACTGCACCTTTTAAGATTAGAGTAAAACAGGAAACCTGTAGAATGCAATGAGAACCGGTCTCTGGTCTGACCTTCATGACCCTGTGCAGTGTTAAGGTGCCACTTGGGGCTCTGGCTAAAGTTGGGAAGGCATTTCTcatatacaaacaaatcaatctCTCcattaatgaagaaaataatctgctgcagtttaatGACAATAATCTTTTAAATAGTTCCAAATTAGCTCCACCAAAACCAACTGTACCACAAAATCCTGCTTTTACATCAGAACAGACTAACGATAATAATCTGATTTAAATATGTCCACTCTGTTAACACTTAGCATAATGCTTAAAGAACATTTTCACAACTACACATTTATGTACACTTTTTCTTATGTAACATTTTCATATGCACAGGAAAGTGTAGTATTGGTACtttacttcctccaccactcgAAAACTACTTTTTGCTGCTCACATCATCAATTTGGGGgtcaaactctgtgtgtgtgtgtgtgtgtgtgtgtggtcagagTAACAGTAGATTTCAATTTTCAAGTAAGAAAACCGCACTGCTGCTGTACTAAATGAGTTTTTCTCCTCTGTAACCCTATCAACAACATTGTAAATTATTCAGATGTTTACAAGTTCTATTTGTCGGGTTAGAGGGGGCAATTTAAAGATGGGTTGGAATGGAAAATAAACATAGCTAAAACTAGGTTTAAAAATTCaagatgtaataataataataatgagatgtTGTGAGAAACTGTTATTTGATTTTACTTGGTGCAGCCACATTAGAATATACTGCTGTCTCAAGCTCAAATGGGATTTTCCATCCAGTGTTGTGCAAGATTTTCTCACTTCCtccttttattatttctttctgtgGAAATGTTGAAACTTCAGATTTTTTGCCTTTAACAGATCATCAAAACTGATATGACCGTCACGCAACTATTCCTGGTCTCCCACCTCTTTCTCGCTTGTCACTACTCTTTTCCAATCCCCTCTCCCCCACCACTCCAACCTGTTGAGGCAGAAGGCCGCCCACATTaagtctggttctgctgcaggtTTCTTCTTAAAAGgaagtttttctctctctcctcagtcgccaaagtgcttgctcgTAGTGTTAACTCTGTAATTTTGTACGGTCTCAACCttaagtgccttgagataatgtgtgttgtgactttgtgtaattgaattgatttgaatctatttttaaaagaaaattatgtAATTTCGGTCAGGATGACCAAGTTCCTTCACATGACTTCTTAATGCGCCCACAGATTTCAGCCATCAGTAACACTTTGGATTACAGACCCAATGATCAGTGTAGTTGCAGCTATATATATAAAGCTGCAATTATATCTAATGTAAAactatttataatttaaatatgtttcaataaaaaaatgatgaaaaaaaacctcataGATGATTTATTTAGACCTGATAtaatttgtatatattgtttattataaTACATTGTGCCTCCACGTTACTGTAGAAATCTGCCATGACtgacctttcttttttttatttcaaggtaAGTGTTTCATTTATCCACACAGAACCACACCCATGTCCCCACCACCTCTTGTTCTGCCAATGAGATTCTATCTTTCTCAGGACTGAGTTCGCCTTTCTAACTTTAAATACCGAAGAGTAAAACTCACAATGGCAAAGACAAGCTACAGGAACCGAAACAAACCCATGTATAAAGAAGATTAACGAAGATTTTAGGAATTTGTAGCTGATCTGAAAGTTAAATCTGATGTTATTTGTGCACAACAAACATGGTTAAGACAGTGCTAGAAATGTGTAGTCCCAGAGGAAACATTAAATAAGTCATTTTGTGAAATCCttcattcaatcaatcaaattttatttgtgtagccaatattcacaaattacaatgtGTCTCATAGgacttaacaaggtgcaacaccCTCTGCCCTTCAATCCTTGCAAGAAGCCGTCAATGGAAACATTCCATGAGATCTCAGAAAGTGTTGTTAGAAGAGAAATATGGTGTGGAGACTTACAATACTCTACGGGGATGTGATCATACAGACACATAGGGAGAAGCAGTCAAATAACTAACCGGGGAGAGGTCACTTGTATGCCTTAATTATGGAGGAGGAACCAGAGTGCATGTCAGAAGAAATTCAGTTTCCCGTTTCGACCTGTGGAGGCGGCTCAGCAGAGGACCTCCATCTGGACCAAGGAGGGAGTTGGCTAACACCTCTCCCTGGTGGAAGCAGAGAGAGCTACCACAAAGGACACATGAAGAGGAGGCAgaactgagctgagctgctACGTCCCCTGAATAGGTTATATGCCAGgtgatttatgtttgtttattttaaatttatgaTGATAAAGGATTTTGAGCAGATGGTGGCTGTTGTCTGGTTCTGTtgggagccccccccccccccccctttgcaCCCAACGTGGGGCCTAACACAGCCAATAGAGTAATAGATGTCTGCATTGGCCAAAATGGTGAAGACGTTCTCTGCGATGCAAAGGAGGCAGGTGGTGGCAAGCAGACAGCAATGGGAGGCCCTCCAGTTACAGGCAGAGAGGTGCAGCAAGCTGCTGGAGGGACTCTTGGCCCGGTCAGGATCTGTGTAGAGTCTGCCTCCTATATCCTCCTCCATTGTCGTCTCCCACGAGACAACCACAGCGAGGAAATCTGAGGCGTTTCAGGAGGGGACTGAGGTGACAGCAACGGCCTCTCAAGGAAGGAAAGATGGTGGATGCACGAAGCCTGAAAAAActgatggagggaaaaaagTGAATCATTCGTGATTGAGTTTGGGAAGAGGCTAAAGCATATTTCTGGGTTTTGTAAGTTCTCCAGTGAGCATGTATGTGCCAAAAACCAATTTCGGTGCTTTAACTGCCAAAGGTTCGGACACACAGCCAAAAActgtgaagagaagaagaggtgtACTTGGTGCGGGGTTGAACATGAGTATGGAGCAGGGGTGCATCTCCAGCTCACAGGATCACAGGCTGAGTCTCAGCCAGCACAGCTTGTTACCTGCCTGCCTCTGCGCTTCATTAAAAAGACTCGTTGTTCACTCACGAACCcattcctctctgtgtctgctttcGGGTCCAGTTCAAAAACAGAACCTCACACTAGCAGTGATCAATAGCACGGCTGGAGTAAGATGAAAATAATACATCCAACTAGTGGTCAAAGCAGCAGTGAATAATTTCGGTAGGGATTCCCGTCAGAGAACCTGAAAAGGATCCATCTAATCCCACTAGTTACAGGCCAATAGCACTAACATCTAATGTATGCAAAACAATGGAGAGGATAATAATGGGGTTATGATGTAGATTCTCAGTGGAAGAAACCGAAACTTCCACTGGGAAAATAATTGTAGAACGGGTGAAACTAAGGGAGACGTTGGTTTTGAAGTGCTCGTGATTGTGGAGCAAATTGTGCATAATTGAAAAGATGAAATCAATACATTGATCAGGTCTGTTTGGTATTGTGGCAGTATTGCATGTGGGTCTCTTCTGAGGAAATTAGATATCGTTCAGATACATGTGTACAGTgtggctgctggggcttgggctcTCCGGGCCACCACCTTGCCCACACACCCATGCCTGCATTGCAAGTGGATATGGGAGAGACGCCACTGGAGCTAAGACTAATGGCTAATTACAGATTTGCAGAGACACAGTGATTCTCCTCCTACCAAAGGAGTGCTGGGAGAATGGGAAATGTCAGGAGGGCAATAGTATCACTGAGGAACTTGGTGTGTTTGGTCTTAGAATTGATCCATCAGTAGTCTCTCCGGGGGTGGCTCCATGGGTGCTTGTGTGGCCTGATGTTGATGTTTGAGGTGAAGAGGGATGAAAAAGATAGATCTGATAGGGGATAGGGATTCTTAACAGATTTATACAGATGGTGCTCAGAACCCTGAGTCAGGAGTGACTGGGTTTGGTGTGGCAATGCCAGTTTTTTGCTAGTGGAGATGTTGGCAGTATCGGTAGCACTAACGTGGGTGGAGAAAACCAGACAAGAGGAGGTTTTAATTTGCTCAGATTCATCTTCACTTTTAGCTAGTCTAAGGCCTGTCAGTTCAAACAGCCATCAAGATGCTCACAAAGATAGTAAACCAGGGAGATCAGGTTAAATTGAGCCAATAGCAAGACTATACAATAAAattgcatttactttattttatatatttttttctatatatatctttttattttatattagttttttttcatgtgtgtagtacttactgtgtttttatgttttatgttccttgtatgcacctataccaaggcaaattccaggtaggtgtaaacctactctAACTGAGTCAGGTCCATTTAAATGTAACTGAGATGTTACTTTTAATAATTTCCTGTATAATAAATAGattcatgaaatgaaaaaatatcctTTGGGTGCGAGGGAATGAGAGGATGGATCAGCTGGCAAAGAAGGCGTTAGAGAATGATAACATCAAATCGCAAATTTTGATCAGCAAAGCAAAGGCTCAAAGTGTAATCTGGGAGAAAGTCAATCAAATATGCAAGAGAAgtgggacagagaggagaaaggaagaCATTTTACCAGTTTCAAAAGAGTGAAGTTACTAGAATAGGCAGTGGCAACTGGAGAGAAGAACATGTCTGGCACCCCTCAAGGATGTGTACTCAGTCCCATACTGtacacactctacacacacGACTGTTCCTGATCACTCAGCTGATCAGGAAGGCACAGCAGAGGCTGTACTTCCTGAGGAGGCTCAGAAAATTCAAGTTGCCATCAGGACTCCTCCGCAACTTCTACCAGTGCACCATTTTAAGTCCATTCTGACCAGCAGCAATACAGCATGGTATGGcaacagcacacaaacagaacgCAAACGCCTGCCGAGAGTGGTCAAATCAGCCCAGTACATCACTGGAACGACTGTCCTATCTCTGCAGGACATCTATCAGAGATCCCACACACCCCCAGCACCACCTCTTCACACTCCTTCCACCTGGTGGACAGTATAGGAGTGTGAAATGCAGGACTCCAAGGCTCAAGGACAGTTTCTACCCAAGGCCATAAGATTGACTAACATCTCCAAGCCACTGCCcctgccccctccccccaccctccacACATAACCAACAAGGACTTCATGCAACTTTTGGCACAGTTAACATTATAcacctttttgtctttttgcacAAACTGTTATAATTCTGCACTGATTTTTATActgtcttttactgtttttagAACACCTAAATCACCTTTCTACCTCAGCTGTTATCTCTTATCCCttttatttatgattaaaacTTAGTTTccagtacatatatatatatatatacatatacatatttaaatgtttctatttctaCCAGGTAGAGGCAATAGAACTAAGAATTCCATTGCATTGATATCTTGTTATTtctgcatatgacaataaatgCTTTGATACTTTGAACCTTGAACCTTTGAGTTAAGTAGGTTAAGGTTCGAGCACAAACTAAACCTTGAAATTACATGGGAAACACCAACTACTCCTCAGCATAGAAGAGTAAGTATAGAGCATGTTGAGTTGTAGGCGGTATGCGTGGCCGAGGAAGGTGATGAGGAGTATATGTAgtatgtgagtatgtgtgagagagcacAGGTCAGGGTTCTTTTAACTTTCCTAAGCGCCACAGGGGTTGTGTATAGGATATACAGGGTACACATAAGAAAGGGTATTCgagtttttttattgatttatttacattctgtAAGTCTGTCGTCTGATCCACACTCCGGTGCggtaggtggcggtaatgcaccatAAGCTGGAGGCCAACCCCCCCGTCAGACAAGTAGCGGAAGCAGCTGCCACCGAAATCGTCGTTGCTAGTTGCCGCCGCCACAATTTGAGCCAGTTTCTTCCTGCAGGTAAAAACACGGAGAATTTAGACCAAAGTctcccaaaatgtttttttcctgcggAGTCTGTAGCATTTGTGTCACGAGCTGTGTTTCATGGAGTCGATGTAAAGCCCTCCGCGGACGCGCGTCGCCATATCCGTTAGCCGTGCCGTGCTAACGATGTGTTACTTGGAGCTAACGCGCTGTTTTCGGGTTCAGATGTGTAAACACGTTACAGGGAAACATCCCTTCTGGATTCTGCGGACGTGCACGCGCTGAGACAGTTGAGCACGTATTCTTAGAATGTCGCTAATACGATACAGGAAAAAGTTAGTGTGCAGCATTGGAACCTATGAGTACCTCCATTTTCTTACGAGTTCTTCTTTGTCCAAAATTAGAATCATCActcaatttgtctcatagggctttaacagggtgagacatcctctgtccttaaccctcaacaagagtcaggaaaaactaccaaaacaacgtagagacctcagagagagacacatgtgaggatccctctcccaggacggacagataCCGCGTGTAGtagaacacatcaacaaaataacagtatttacatcTTTGATTAGTGATCAGCCGAAAAAAGCAGCTAACACAGATCCTGCACGATTCAGGGTTTACACTCATGTGAAGTGTGATCGGGTCATGTGTCGTCTTCACTGTCAGAACCATACTTAAAgtagagtgtgtttttttttctttcaatcttTATTGATAGAAACAATGAACATATAAACATACATGGAACTTcctttacaaatataaatggCATGGTAAAATGTGAGACATTCTTTTTTATAGATAAAGCAGTAATGcttataatataatgtaatgtggGGCGGGGggataatacaatttaaaaataataaaagtaaataggTGATTCCAAAAAGATTAGGGCTATCTACTAGTTTGAGTTTCTCTATTAAgttacacatttttaaagcatttgTCTCCGTAGGTTTCAGAGATGAGAAGTAGTAGtactgtgaaatgtgaaatttgttgttgtttaaaaacatttattttgtaaaaatgatTTTCCAAGAATAATAATTGTGCTGATTGCTGaagcatttcatttaaattatttagcAGCACATAAGTTGATAATATTGACTATTGTTGTGTTCCGTCTTTCATAccaaaaatcacattttcttttgtgatCTTTTGATTTAGGAAATAACCAGTAATGCACATCTTCCCCAAAGGCGCTTCAACATGTGTTCATagcaaaagaaaatattttcataattaaaaaaatgatcgTGAAGGATATATTCTATTGATGATTTCAAAACTGGACTTCCttgcttttgttaaaaaaaaaatatttacctgcactaaagtttatttttttacattacaagCATTGCTACAGTTCTGAGCTCTTCCTTTCTCACCCTCACCAGGTTGCTGATTTGTTTGAGCTGGTGAATCTCTGAAAATGAGTGATCAGAAAAGTGACCACAGTGACGTGGACGATCTGTCCGACAGTGATGAATCTGAGCCTgaagaaaaaccaaacacaactCCCTTTGACCAAGAGCTGGACCATGATGACCATGACGACGGGGACTTCGGAGGAGttgtcctctctgctccagccGCTCAGATGTCGTTCAGTCTGAGAGGAGGGGGCTCAGCTTTCTCAAACCGCAAACAGAGTATCTTTGACAAACTAGACAATGCGGTCCAGCGGACCTCATCTTCTACGAGCCAGGATAACATTACAGATGGAGTGTTTGCTTTGCCTCAGCCTCCGTGTCCCAGCTTGAAGAGGAGCCAACCTCAATCCACCAGCTCCACACcaccaaaaaagaaagaattccCAGACTACATGGCGCACCCTGAGCGTTGGACCCACTACAGTCTGGAGGACGTGACTGAGACCAGTGATCGGGACAACAGCAAGGCCGCTCACCAATTCCTGTCCAGTCTGAAGAAGGACAGAGAGTGTGATTCCTCCTGTAACATCCAGGAGAAGATGATCTTCTCCAGACCAAGCAAACTGCCTAAGGACCAGACTGCTGATCAGCCGTTAGCTGTCCGAGCAAATAAGAGGGGGATGCATCTCAGTCATCTGGAAGACgaggaggggtgggtggaggccagaaagaaagaaaagtctgGAGGAAAGggaacagagcaggaggaagaagagatcaaggagagaaagacagaccAGGAGAAAAACATTCGAGTTTTGGGTcaaccagaggaggagaaaaagaaacagatgccgaaagaaagagaggaggggacgGGGGTAAAGACTGAAGTTGCCAAGCCCAGCTTTACCACCTTCAGGAAACCGAAGAGTAAAAACTACAGGAAGAGTACAGAGGAAGACGACAACTGACCGTGATACAACTCTATCACCTCCTCACTGTCATGATGATACAAGTAGAAAACTCCCTGTTGTACAGTCACGTGTCAGAGCTCCATCACCAAACCTCCTGCTCTTCAGCTCATCAGATATTCTGTAGAACAATACAGTAGATTTACACTCTGGACAATGAGGAGGACAATTTTGAGTCAACTAAATTCAAGAGCAAAAGCCATCTCTGAGGATCAACGTGCACCTGTACAGTCCAGTACTGGCGAATCATTGTGTTGTGTCGTAAAACTGTCGtaaaatgtttagtttgtgtTACAGGTTTGATCAATGAGCTCATATAGTGATGGTGGTGCACTGGACTGCTGTGTATTCAGAGGTTGTTCCTAATGTAAATATTAGAATGGACTCTTGAGTATGATGTCACCCAATACAACAGCACCTTTTAAACAGAAAACTATTCACACATTTTGGGCAATATCAACAACACCTCAAACTCGATAAAGAGAAATGTTGCGACAGAACTGCTTGATTATCATACATGTATACCTAATAAAATGGACATTGTGTTTATGTAATCTGTAGTTTGCATACGACCAAACAGGAACTGAGTTCAGTTACTACACTGTTGATTTTATCAAGGGAGCTTGATAAATAAAAGGTTGAACTGCAGATTACCTTTTTGGAACATTTTCTAACTGATGGACGGATTAGTCCTTGGTTTCATTGGGCTTCCCAAACCTTAAACATGGAAATTCCAGGACCTTCGGCCCTGTTTCTTAGGTGAGAccttaaatgcatttttcaaaatgaCAGCCTATTAAATGGCATCTGTTAGGGGTGTGAAATGTGAGGTAGCGACTTAGTGAACACTCAGTTCTTGagtttttatgtgtttgaagcaggaaacatttttaaatcatttttgcatttaaaaaggCATCTAATAGCCTCTATGACATCTAAGCTGAAATCTGGCCACATTGAGGCTAGTTAGTGACGGTTCAGTAGCTGTCTAACTACAGGCCAAATGCAGCCTATAGCTGTTCAGTAGATGGCTATATAACAGCTACATAAATGTCTGATAGTcaccaaaataataaataagttaaataaattaaatatcaaagtAGTAAAAAAGTTTGATGTAAACAGTGGTATAGGTTCAATAttcaatatcattttcatataAGCAGCTTGCCTGCATCCTAGTTACAATTCATGAGTTTACAGTCAAGATTATACATACCAAGGAGGAAAGAAAATTTGGCAgcttgatcccagtcttccacATGCTTGGGCAAGATACTCGACCCCTAATTGCCACtgacagctttttaaaaaaacattttccataaaTTTGAGaagattaataaaatatttctaGCTACTTTGTACAACTCTCTTCACATACCTACCATCTGGATTCATAAAGAATCTCATATTTATTTGAGGAAAACTTGTTCAAAATTAGAAGTGAGTATTGTTGTGGATTTCCTTACACATCTGTTTCCAattcttctctgttttagtgTTCTCAACTCCTCTTCCCATTTTTTCTCAATTGTACTTATTGATATTTCCTCTTTACCTTGTATGATTATTAATAGTGCATTAAATTCAGTAGtgtatgtctgtttgtttgcttttaagCAGAAGTggtaaaagtacacacattctttactcaaatagaagtacagatacttttgtttaaaaaaatgacaaatgaaagtataaatactgattcaacctctttactcaagtaaaagttaTATAAGTACAGGTCCCGAGATGTACTCAAAGTATACAAGTAAAAAGACTCATGTCACATTAATTTAGTTTGAAGATTATTTAACTTGAACCAGTCTTACTTCAAGTAAAATAGAAAACTATTTACTAAAACGGGTTAAAGCAAGAAAAGATTTGTGAGCATGAAAAACTGTCCAGGAGGAAATGTGTACAATGTATTGAATGAAGTATTTGTAATTTAAATCTGAGCTTGATTCTCTTGTCTGTTTCATCTTGATTAGTCCTTTACGCTGTGTTACGTGTGTTGTGCTTATATGCACTGATGGATACAGAACAAGGAATTGTCTTTTGTGTGTTATGGTCCATTTAGGTTGAAATCTTCCTTGATGGTGGAAAGTCAGCGCTCGATGATGCAAAGTAATAAAATAAGAGctgaaagtacagatatttgtgtaaATTTTCACTGCTATGCGAATtacacccagttatacttgtcaataataataatataatcaattaactaaacttcaagcatgtttcaaggacataaaaacctggatgatcagcaattttctcttattaaactcagataaaacagaggttctaatactctTTCATAAACACCTTAGAGATCTATTACCTAATGATATATTTATTCTAGATGACATTGCCCTTGCTATCAGCGAACTTGGGAGTCATCTttgatcccgatttgtcctgtgattctcatttaaaactaatttctgggaccgccttctttctcttatgtaacatctcaaaaatcagacatgtcctgtctcaaaaagatgcagaaaaacgagtccacgcctttgttacatccagactggattattgtaattccttattatcaggctccagcagtaagttgttaaagactctgcagcttgtccaaaatgctgcagcacgtgtcctgacaagaacaaagaaaagagaccacatttctccagtattagcttcgctacactggcttccgggTAAATCtagaataaaatttaaaattccCCTCCTCACCTACAAGGCTTTTaccatcataccttaaagagctcatagtacagtaccatatcaccccactagagcactgcgctcccagaattcaggccTCTCCACGTTTAAGAGTAGataaaaccttcctttacgataaagcttatagttagagctggttcagGTCTGTCTTGGACCTGTTCTAAGTTttgctgctataggtctagaatgtcgggggacacatgacacacggagcttctctttcctcttctccctcattatcacattaaagaaatgaatgtcTCCTACAcgttactgacttgacttctccCCCGGAGTCCCTGTGCTTCATCGTTTGCAGATCCCAGaccgcagctgtggccacatcgcGGATCATGGTGGTGGAccgcgaatcagagatcgtgatggCGGATCATGGATCGTAAACGTGTTGCCaggtgatggtggatcctgatagCGGCAGTCGATTATGACGATGGACTGTTGTGTttatggtggcatctgattgtggtggCAGGTTATCAaggactatgattacaacaagactgcttgatatacaactCACCTACTCACATACACTGCTaatactgacaataactcctcaattcatttgtcattactgctcccttcatctctgtcagacattttcttatgtataaatactttaaacattgacacgCCTTTCGCACCatgttaagccctatgagacaatttgggatttgtgaatataacaaaatatataataacaaaatgCATAACCTGCAACACCCTTTTCATATTTTACCAACTATTAACAATTTTAGGGA
The genomic region above belongs to Hippoglossus hippoglossus isolate fHipHip1 chromosome 18, fHipHip1.pri, whole genome shotgun sequence and contains:
- the tssc4 gene encoding protein TSSC4, with the translated sequence MSDQKSDHSDVDDLSDSDESEPEEKPNTTPFDQELDHDDHDDGDFGGVVLSAPAAQMSFSLRGGGSAFSNRKQSIFDKLDNAVQRTSSSTSQDNITDGVFALPQPPCPSLKRSQPQSTSSTPPKKKEFPDYMAHPERWTHYSLEDVTETSDRDNSKAAHQFLSSLKKDRECDSSCNIQEKMIFSRPSKLPKDQTADQPLAVRANKRGMHLSHLEDEEGWVEARKKEKSGGKGTEQEEEEIKERKTDQEKNIRVLGQPEEEKKKQMPKEREEGTGVKTEVAKPSFTTFRKPKSKNYRKSTEEDDN